Proteins encoded by one window of Panicum virgatum strain AP13 chromosome 7N, P.virgatum_v5, whole genome shotgun sequence:
- the LOC120682512 gene encoding uncharacterized protein LOC120682512 has translation MVALLKGTGTPSAPPSSIFRPLRRWLQPFPRRGDDLDEIRLIVVLQESSMDPIESLMVRFHYGGEFLTVGGHLQYFGGSTGMSAIDVDKLSLPEIEGHLADHMATDGRVQLHWLYPGMGLGEGLRLLHDDNACCEIPKHIGDGGVVDIYVEVPAVQYAKDSDWELEFSEADDEQEEIYVDVPSSMPTNVETTPEKQRDKDLFSFRQFYKSPSKCPAEKGKEHASKLEGDSSESSDVDWVPKDLDSSGDDDETQQLRQFAKQIKKDIKCKKTGGGLEAEVDNLEDDGSPYFNSSDEYSYEEGSDGETIRWRSTENRYDSKAHVPMFALGMAFRSSRQFKKALVRYGLTTHRHLLFPKDEKNKVRAICSWKGCKWLIYGSKTSRSEWFKVVTFVDEHCCPPRRDNKLVTSRRIADKYKDQIRDNPTWKVDLIRQAVLNDFLCDVSLSKCKRAKALVLQEALDSTKGEYSRVYDYQMELLRSNPSSTVVVMLKVRGAISEAPSQQPSPLTYRSRKSEAPSQQPSPPHRSSVSKPPDKTTIGGEVNGIAKFRVHVTWFSSRGGYVVQC, from the exons ATGGTGGCTCTGTTAAAAGGCACTGGAACTCCCTCGGCCCCTCCGTCTTCCATCTTCCGCCCGCTCCGTCGCTGGCTCCAACCCTTCCCCCGGCGAGGCGATGATCTGGACGAGATTCGGTTGATCGTCGTGTTGCAGGAGTCGAG CATGGATCCAATCGAGTCTCTGATGGTGAGATTTCACTATGGAGGGGAATTTCTGACAGTGGGAGGACACCTACAATATTTTGGTGGGAGTACTGGAATGTCTGCCATTGATGTGGATAAGTTGTCTTTGCCCGAGATCGAAGGTCATCTTGCTGATCATATGGCAACGGATGGTAGAGTGCAGTTGCACTGGTTGTATCCAGGAATGGGATTGGGTGAGGGTTTGAGATTGCTACATGATGACAATGCATGTTGTGAGATTCCTAAGCacattggtgatggtggagtaGTAGATATCTATGTTGAGGTTCCTGCAGTTCAGTATGCAAAGGACAGTGACTGGGAATTGGAGTTTTCTGAAGCTGATGATGAACAAGAGGAAATATATGTTGATGTTCCTTCATCTATGCCTACTAATGTTGAGACAACCCCAGAGAAGCAGAGAGATAAAGACTTGTTTTCATTCAGACAATTCTACAAGTCTCCATCCAAGTGTCCTGCAGAGAAAGGAAAGGAACATGCAAGCAAACTAGAAGGTGATAGTAGTGAGAGTTCAGATGTTGACTGGGTGCCTAAAGATCTGGACAGCtctggagatgatgatgaaacACAACAACTGAGACAGTTTGCTAAGCAAATCAAGAAGGACATCAAATGCAAGAAGACAGGAGGTGGATTAGAGGCTGAAGTAGACAATTTAGAAGATGATGGCAGTCCATATTTCAACTCAAGTGATGAGTACTCATATGAGGAGGGTAGTGATGGAGAAACTATCAGGTGGAGGAGCACTGAAAATAGGTATGACAGTAAAGCTCATGTGCCTATGTTTGCTCTTGGAATGGCTTTCAGGTCTAGTAGACAGTTCAAGAAAGCACTTGTTAGGTATGGGTTGACAACACATAGGCATCTTTTGTTTCCAAAGGATGAAAAGAATAAGGTTAGAGCTATCTGTTCTTGGAAAGGATGCAAATGGTTGATTTATGGATCTAAAACTAGTAGGTCAGAATGGTTCAAAGTAGTCACATTTGTGGATGAACATTGCTGTCCACCTAGGAGGGATAACAAGCTGGTGACATCAAGAAGGATTGCAGACAAGTACAAAGATCAGATAAGAGACAACCCCACGTGGAAGGTGGACTTGATTAGGCAAGCAGTTCTAAATGACTTTCTCTGTGATGTATCTCTGTCCAAGTGCAAGAGAGCAAAGGCTTTGGTGCTGCAGGAAGCTTTGGACTCTACCAAAGGAGAATACTCAAGGGTTTATGATTATCAAATGGAGTTACTAAGAAGCAACCCTAGTAGCACTGTGGTAGTGATGTTGAAAGTCAGAGGCGCCATCTCAGAGGCGCCATCTCAGCAGCCTAGTCCACTTACATACCGGTCCCGCAAGTCAGAGGCGCCATCTCAGCAGCCTAGTCCACCTCATCGTTCCAGCGTGTCAAAACCACCGGACAAAACCACTATAGGGGGTGAAGTAAACGGGATTGCAAAGTTTAGGGTCCACGTTACCTGGTTTAGTAGTAGggggggttatgtagtccaaTGCTGA
- the LOC120682513 gene encoding peroxidase 1-like produces MPSRFASLIMHSIVFRLLFGFVLPLFLQSSSVLSNPLVLGLQSTSSGLPNPSGLSVGFYRYTCPNAEAIVRDEMTKIISQVPSLAGPLLRMHFHDCFVNGCDGSILLNSLGGIPSEKEAIPNLSLRGFGTIDRVKAKLEQACPGVVSCADILALVARDVVVLTKGPHWDVPTGRRDGRRSVKQDALDNLPPPFFDAGRNLYQFFIPKGLDAKDQVVLLGGHTLGTSHCSSFADRLHNFNDTMMPDPSLDRRYVPRLKSKCSNPGDTTTLVEMDPGSFRTFDASYYKHVAKGRSLFTSDQTLMNDPSARAYVRRQAAVADASAYPAEFFADFAASMVKMGGMQVLTGAQGEVRRHCAFVN; encoded by the exons ATGCCTAGTCGCTTTGCATCGCTCATAATGCACAGCATTGTTTTCAGACTCCTCTTTGGATTTGTCCTTCCTCTCTTCCTACAATCATCATCGGTGCTATCCAATCCATTAGTATTAGGACTACAATCCACATCATCAGGGCTGCCCAATCCATCAGGCCTGAGTGTTGGCTTTTACCGGTACACATGTCCAAATGCGGAGGCCATTGTTCGTGATGAAATGACCAAGATCATCTCTCAAGTCCCAAGCCTCGCTGGCCCGCTGCTTCGGATGCATTTCCACGACTGCTTTGTCAAT GGTTGTGATGGTTCTATTCTTCTGAATAGCCTAGGGGGAATACCATCCGAGAAGGAGGCGATACCGAACCTCAGCCTGCGAGGCTTTGGCACGATTGACCGTGTCAAGGCGAAGCTGGAGCAGGCCTGCCCTGGAGTGGTGTCCTGTGCTGATATCCTGGCTTTGGTAGCAAGGGATGTTGTTGTATTG ACGAAAGGGCCTCACTGGGATGTTCCAACTGGGCGGAGAGATGGGAGGAGATCGGTGAAGCAAGATGCCTTGGACAACCTCCCTCCGCCCTTCTTTGATGCCGGTCGGAACCTGTACCAGTTCTTCATCCCCAAGGGCCTTGACGCAAAGGATCAGGTGGTTCTGCtag GGGGACACACACTGGGAACCTCCCACTGCTCGTCATTCGCCGACCGGCTGCACAACTTCAACGACACGATGATGCCAGACCCGTCCCTGGACAGGCGCTACGTCCCGCGGCTGAAGAGCAAGTGCAGCAACCCCGGCGACACCACGACGCTGGTGGAGATGGACCCGGGCAGCTTCCGGACCTTCGACGCGAGCTACTACAAGCACGTCGCCAAGGGCAGGTCCCTCTTCACCTCCGACCAGACGCTCATGAACGACCCCTCCGCCAGGGCCTACGTCCGGCGGCAGGCCGCCGTGGCCGACGCCAGCGCCTACCCGGCCGAGTTCTTCGCCGACTTCGCGGCGTCCATGGTGAAGATGGGCGGCATGCAGGTGCTCACCGGCGCCCAGGGAGAGGTCCGGAGGCACTGCGCGTTTGTGAACTGA
- the LOC120681342 gene encoding NDR1/HIN1-like protein 10, whose amino-acid sequence MPCALYTAMPPEASSSTGSVAGRRIRPLPAEQPHLTRCTKLLCSAFLTLLLVAGVVVFVAYLAVRPHRPRFHVTAFTASGIPSGGGLVVLSGQLTVRNPNRDIAYFFDRFYLSVEYRGADVAKDRPLTAAPLYQPPKTTSPLPFQGVEVSAGEDMAKDAAEGDGRVEMTVRVRSRIRARLAFWGNRHWHPLNVRCEVAVGPDGQLLAEYLQKRCSIDFF is encoded by the exons ATGCCC TGCGCGCTGTACACCGCCATGCCGCCGGAAGCCTCCTCGTCGACGGGCTCCGTTGCCGGCCGCCGCATCCGCCCGCTGCCGGCGGAGCAGCCGCACCTGACGCGGTGCACCAAGCTGCTGTGCTCGGCGTTCCTCacgctcctcctcgtcgccggcgtggtcgtcTTCGTCGCCTACCTCGCCGTCCGCCCGCACCGGCCGCGGTTCCACGTGACGGCCTTCACGGCGTCCGGCATCCCGTCCGGCGGGGGGCTGGTGGTCCTGTCGGGGCAGCTCACCGTCCGCAACCCGAACCGGGACATCGCCTACTTCTTCGACCGGTTCTACCTGTCGGTGGAGTACCGCGGCGCCGACGTGGCCAAGGACCGGCCCCTGACGGCGGCGCCGCTGTACCAGCCGCCCAAGACCACGTCGCCGCTGCCGTTCCAGGGCGTGGAGGTGTCGGCCGGCGAGGACATGGccaaggacgcggcggagggcgaCGGCAGGGTGGAGATGACGGTGAGGGTGCGGTCGCGGATCCGCGCGCGGCTGGCGTTCTGGGGAAACCGGCACTGGCACCCGCTCAACGTCCGCTGCGAGGTGGCCGTGGGCCCCGATGGGCAGCTGCTGGCCGAGTACCTGCAGAAGCGCTGCAGCATAGACTTCTTCTAG
- the LOC120681563 gene encoding zinc finger BED domain-containing protein RICESLEEPER 2-like, whose protein sequence is MEHPIIQQVMEHPEEHDDDEEEDNSIRAEAAFEGVHSHSTFRYKHKKRSKVWEEYKPIFLNGKVQFAECLYCHSRMSCKDSNGTSHLWRHQKICPGKDDVARRRLKDSYFPCVLVNENEPVTPGDPINHIISETLDDINSVIPSRFKSKVWKEFSPIYVEGKLQAADCVHCHKRLSANKFGGRSHLSRHLQTCQARSSQKGVFYSSSLPGLKSRVHDELSPALTNGKVQTAEYNSKLLRSSSSGNNSPIVRPIQVVPAHQPLPSPDFPSLKKQRASFMTTTSDIGTRKVDPEIAYEDLARMIALHGYPLSIVEHEEMRRFVKDLNPMVNAVSHNDMEGHCCALFLKEKAILKHKLALSSQRVSLSASIWTPDGAEPEVNYLCLTAHFIDKDWKVHRMIIKFGMFRSSPTNVERMIHCKEACVPESESGAYNVIWDAVRDWNLYQKLLSLTSVCEVRDDASTSKLKETLVEKKYLPIRGKLYNIACVDDIINSIVSEVQQNIIHLIGDMVTEFFGARTSSSLNQQQLLEVISQMSLKCPKEDAKWWHKFYFRLEVLLHYKKLFPFEEVMSPEDISVAESICKILRTFYHVIEVISSPSSPTANMYFNEIWKVRTVLQEEASNEHGELATMVSEMQEMFNQYWQNSYLWLCIPVILDPRFKISFIEFRLKRAFGLKSASYLSDIHETLKELFHEYCGYVDHPNGGATKAEAFDADDNDSFEDWDQHLNEQASSQKSTELDNYLEDGLVPRKDDFDILNWWMCHAMKYPTLAAIAQDILAMPASAVQSEAAFTRNGPVIPKHHSTLSIKTIEALVCTRDWMR, encoded by the exons ATGGAGCACCCTATAATCCAGCAAGTCATGGAGCATCCCGAAgagcatgatgatgatgaggaggaggatAACAGCATAAGAGCGGAAGCGGCATTTGAGGGGGTGCACAGTCACAGCACGTTCAGGTACAAGCACAAGAAGAGGTCCAAGGTGTGGGAGGAGTACAAGCCTATCTTCCTGAATGGGAAGGTTCAGTTCGCAGAGTGCCTGTATTGCCACAGCCGAATGAGCTGCAAGGATTCTAATGGGACCAGCCATCTGTGGCGGCACCAGAAGATCTGCCCGGGCAAGGATgatgtggcgcggcggcggctcaagGATTCCTACTTCCCGTGTG TTTTGGTGAACGAGAATGAACCGGTTACACCGGGTGATCCAATAAATCATATTATTTCTGAGACACTTGATGATATAAACTCAGTAATTCCCAGCAGATTCAAGTCAAAGGTGTGGAAAGAGTTCTCACCTATCTATGTCGAGGGGAAGCTCCAGGCTGCAGACTGTGTGCATTGTCACAAGCGCCTCAGTGCAAATAAGTTTGGGGGAAGAAGTCATCTGAGTCGGCATCTTCAGACCTGTCAAGCACGAAGTAGTCAGAAGGGTGTGTTTTACTCTTCTAGTCTACCTGGTTTGAAGTCCAGGGTGCATGATGAGCTCTCACCTGCCTTGACAAATGGGAAGGTTCAGACCGCAGAATACAACAGCAAGCTTCTCAGGTCTAGTAGCTCTGGTAACAATTCACCTATAGTCCGGCCCATTCAAGTGGTGCCGGCACATCAACCTCTCCCATCACCAGACTTTCCAAGCTTGAAGAAACAGAGGGCCTCATTTATGACCACAACTAGTGACATAGGCACAAGGAAGGTTGACCCAGAAATAGCTTATGAAGATCTAGCCAGAATGATAGCTTTGCATGGTTATCCTTTATCAATTGTAGAGCATGAAGAAATGAGAAGATTTGTAAAGGACCTCAACCCTATGGTTAATGCAGTATCTCATAATGATATGGAAGGGCATTGCTGTGCTCTATTTCTGAAGGAAAAGGCAATCCTGAAACATAAACTGGCTCTTTCCTCCCAGCGTGTCTCTCTTTCAGCAAGTATCTGGACTCCTGATGGAGCTGAGCCAGAAGTAAATTACCTTTGTCTGACAGCACATTTTATTGATAAAGATTGGAAAGTTCACAGAATGATAATCAAATTTGGCATGTTTCGGTCCTCACCTACCAATGTGGAAAGGATGATACATTGTAAGGAGGCTTGTGTCCCAGAGTCTGAAAGTGGAGCATACAACGTCATATGGGATGCTGTTAGAGATTGGAATCTTTATCAGAAGCTTTTGAGCTTGACTTCTGTTTGTGAGGTTAGGGATGATGCAAGTACCTCAAAGCTAAAGGAAACACTTGTAGAGAAGAAGTACCTTCCTATCAGAGGCAAGCTATACAATATTGCTTGTGTGGATGATATCATTAATAGTATTGTTTCCGAAGTGCAACAAAATATCATTCACCTTATTGGTGACATGGTAACAGAATTTTTTGGGGCACGTACATCTTCATCATTGAATCAACAGCAGCTATTGGAAGTCATTTCGCAGATGAGTTTGAAGTGTCCAAAGGAAGATGCCAAGTGGTGGCACAAATTTTATTTCAGGCTTGAAGTTCTTTTGCATTACAAGAAATTATTCCCTTTTGAAGAAGTGATGTCTCCAGAAGATATCAGTGTTGCTGAGTCTATTTGCAAGATTTTGAGGACATTTTATCATGTTATTGAAGTTATTTCTAGTCCTAGTTCTCCAACGGCAAATATGTACTTCAATGAGATATGGAAAGTGCGAACAGTTTTGCAAGAGGAAGCATCAAATGAGCATGGAGAACTTGCTACAATGGTTTCAGAGATGCAGGAAATGTTCAATCAATATTGGCAAAATTCATACTTGTGGTTATGTATACCTGTTATTCTAGATCCTAGATTCAAAATCAGTTTCATTGAGTTCCGTCTGAAACGAGCTTTTGGATTAAAATCAGCAAGCTACTTATCTGACATACATGAAACACTCAAGGAACTCTTCCATGAATACTGTGGTTATGTGGATCATCCGAATGGAGGTGCTACAAAAGCTGAAGCCTTCGATGCAGATGATAATGACTCATTCGAGGATTGGGATCAGCATCTCAATGAGCAAGCAAGTAGCCAGAAATCGACGGAACTTGACAACTATCTTGAGGATGGGTTAGTTCCAAGGAAGGATGATTTCGATATTCTGAACTGGTGGATGTGCCATGCCATGAAGTATCCAACGCTTGCTGCTATTGCGCAGGATATCCTGGCGATGCCAGCATCTGCTGTTCAATCTGAAGCAGCATTCACCAGAAATGGTCCAGTGATTCCCAAGCACCACAGTACGTTAAGCATCAAGACGATCGAGGCACTTGTTTGTACTCGAGATTGGATGAGATAA